The proteins below are encoded in one region of Rhinolophus sinicus isolate RSC01 linkage group LG07, ASM3656204v1, whole genome shotgun sequence:
- the ZMIZ1 gene encoding zinc finger MIZ domain-containing protein 1 isoform X5, producing MQPPLNSMSSMKPTLSHSDGSFPYDPVPWQQNTNQPPGSLSVVTTVWGVTNTSQSQVLGNPMANANNPMNPGGNPMASGMTTSNPGLNSPQFAGQQQQFSAKAGPAQPYIQQGMYGRPNYPGSGGFGASYPGGPSAPAGMGIPPHTRPPADFTQPAAAAAAAAVAAAAATATATATATVAALQETQNKDINQYGPVCSSFQMGPTQAYNSQFMNQPGPRGPASMGGSMNPANMAAGMTPSGMSGPPMGMNQPRPPGISPFGTHGQRMPQQTYPGPRPQSLPIQSIKRPYPGEPNYGNQQYGPNSQFPTQPGQYPTPNPPRPLTSPNYPGQRMPSQPSTAQYPPPTVNMGQYYKPEQFNGQNNTFSGSSYSNYSQGNVNRPPRPVPVANYPHSPVPGNPTPPMTPGSSIPPYLSPSQDVKPPFPPDIKPNMSALPPPPATHNDELRLTFPVRDGVVLEPFRLEHNLAVSNHVFHLRPTVHQTLMWRSDLELQFKCYHHEDRQMNTNWPASVQVSVNATPLTIERGDNKTSHKPLHLKHVCQPGRNTIQITVTACCCSHLFVLQLVHRPSVRSVLQGLLKKRLLPAEHCITKIKRNFSSVAASSGNTTLNGEDGVEQTAIKVSLKCPITFRRIQLPARGHDCKHVQCFDLESYLQLNCERGTWRCPVCNKTALLEGLEVDQYMWGILNAIQHSEFEEVTIDPTCSWRPVPIKSDLHIKDDPDGVPSKRFKTMSPSQMIMPNVMEMIAALGPGPSPYPLPPPPGATNSNDYSNQGNNYQGHGNFDFPHGNPGGTSMNDFMHGPPQLSHPPDMPNNMAALEKPLSHPMQETMPHAGSSDQPHPSIQQGLHVPHPSSQSGPPLHHSGAPPPPSQPPRQPPQAAPGNHPHSDLTFNPSSALEGQAGAQGASDMPEPSLDLLPELTNPDELLSYLDPPDLPSNSNDDLLSLFENN from the exons TGATGGGTCATTCCCCTACGACCCTGTCCCTTGGCAGCAGAACACCAACCAGCCTCCCGGCTCCCTCTCCGTGGTCACCACGGTTTGGGGAGTGACCAACACATCCCAGAGCCAG GTCCTTGGGAACCCTATGGCCAATGCCAACAATCCCATGAATCCAGGCGGCAACCCCATGGCATCAGGCATGACCACCAGCAACCCCGGCCTCAATTCCCCCCAGTTtgctgggcagcagcagcagttcTCGGCCAAGGCTGGCCCCGCACAGCCATACATCCAGCAGGGCATGTACGGCCGGCCCAACTACCCCGGCAGCGGGGGCTTCGGGGCCAG TTATCCCGGGGGCCCTAGTGCCCCTGCAGGCATGGGCATCCCTCCGCACACCAGGCCGCCTGCTGACTTCACTCAGCCGGCGGCCGCCgcagcagcagctgcagtggCAGCAGCGGCAGCCACGGCCACGGCCACAGCCACAGCCACTGTGGCAGCCTTGCAGGAGACGCAGAATAAGGATATAAACCAGTATGGACCG GTCTGTTCCTCTTTCCAGATGGGTCCCACCCAGGCGTATAACAGCCAATTCATGAACCAGCCCGGGCCGCGGGGGCCTGCCTCCATGGGGGGCAGCATGAACCCTGCAAACATGGCGGCTGGCATGACACCCTCGGGGATGAGTGGCCCTCCGATGGGCATGAACCAGCCCCGGCCACCGGGCATCAGCCCCTTTGGCACGCATGGGCAGCGGATGCCCCAGCAGACCTACCCAGGCCCCCGGCCCCAGTCCCTTCCCATTCAGAGCATCAAGAGGCCATACCCAGGAGAG CCCAACTATGGAAACCAGCAATATGGACCAAACAGCCAGTTCCCCACCCAGCCAGGCCAGTACCCCACCCCTAACCCGCCACGGCCACTCACCTCGCCCAACTACCCCGGGCAAAGGATGCCCAGCCAGCCGAGCACTGCACAGTACCCGCCCCCCACGGTCAACATGGGGCAGTATTACAAG CCAGAGCAGTTTAATGGACAAAATAACACCTTCTCGGGAAGCAGCTACAGTAACTACAGCCAAGGGAATGTCAATAGG cCTCCCAGGCCAGTTCCTGTGGCAAATTACCCCCACTCACCTGTTCCAGGGAACCCCACGCCCCCCATGACCCCTGGGAGCAGCATCCCCCCATACCTGTCCCCCAGCCAAGATGTTAAACCACCCTTCCCACCAGACATCAAGCCAAATATGAGCGCTCTGCCGCCACCCCCAG CCACCCACAACGATGAGCTGAGGCTCACGTTCCCTGTGCGGGACGGCGTGGTGCTGGAGCCCTTCCGCCTCGAGCACAACCTGGCCGTCAGCAACCACGTCTTTCACCTGCGGCCCACAGTCCACCAGACACTGATGTGGAG ATCTGATCTGGAGCTGCAGTTCAAGTGCTACCACCACGAGGACCGGCAGATGAACACCAACTGGCCGGCCTCAGTGCAGGTCAGCGTGAACGCCACGCCCCTCACCATCGAGCGCGGTGACAACAAGACCTCCCACAAGCCCCTGCACCTGAAGCACGTGTGCCAGCCGGGCCGCAACACCATCCAGATCACCGTCACGGCCTGCTGCTGC TCCCACCTCTTCGTGCTGCAGCTCGTCCACCGGCCATCTGTGCGCTCTGTGCTACAAGGCCTGCTCAAGAAGCGCCTCCTGCCCGCTGAGCACTGCATCACCAAAA TCAAGCGGAATTTCAGTAGCGTGGCGGCCTCGTCAGGCAACACGACCCTCAATGGGGAGGACGGCGTGGAGCAGACGGCCATCAAGGTGTCTCTGAAGTGTCCCATCACGTTTCGGCGCATCCAGCTGCCTGCTCGAGGCCATGACTGCAAGCACGTCCAG TGCTTTGACCTGGAATCATACCTGCAGCTGAATTGCGAGAGGGGGACCTGGAGGTGTCCTGTGTGCAA tAAAACTGCTCTGCTCGAGGGCCTGGAAGTGGATCAGTACATGTGGGGCATCCTGAATGCCATCCAACA CTCCGAGTTCGAAGAGGTCACCATCGACCCCACGTGCAGCTGGCGGCCAGTGCCCATCAAGTCAGACCTGCACATTAAGGACGACCCTGACGGCGTCCCCTCCAAACGGTTCAAAACAATGAGCCCCAGCCAGATGATCATGCCCAATGTCATGGAGATGATCGCCGCCCTGGGCCCTGGCCCGTCCCCCTACCCGCTCCCGCCTCCACCTGGGGCCACCAACTCCAACGACTACAGCAACCAAG GCAACAACTACCAGGGCCATGGCAACTTTGACTTCCCCCATGGGAACCCCGGCGGCACGTCCATGAATGACTTCATGCATGGACCCCCCCAGCTATCTCACCCCCCAGACATGCCCAACAACATGGCCGCCCTCGAGAAACCCCTCAGCCACCCCATGCAGGAAACT ATGCCACACGCTGGCAGTTCTGACCAGCCCCATCCCTCCATACAACAAGGTTTGCACGTCCCACACCCCAGCAGCCAGTCAGGGCCTCCATTACATCACAGtggggctcctcctcctccttcccagcctccccGGCAACCGCCACAGGCCGCTCCCGGCAACCATCCACACAGCGACCTGACCTTTAACCCCTCCTCAGCCTTAGAGGGTCAGGCCGGAGCACAGGGAGCATCCGACATGCCGGAGCCTTCGCTGGAT
- the ZMIZ1 gene encoding zinc finger MIZ domain-containing protein 1 isoform X7 translates to MQPPLNSMSSMKPTLSHSDGSFPYDPVPWQQNTNQPPGSLSVVTTVWGVTNTSQSQVLGNPMANANNPMNPGGNPMASGMTTSNPGLNSPQFAGQQQQFSAKAGPAQPYIQQGMYGRPNYPGSGGFGASYPGGPSAPAGMGIPPHTRPPADFTQPAAAAAAAAVAAAAATATATATATVAALQETQNKDINQYGPMGPTQAYNSQFMNQPGPRGPASMGGSMNPANMAAGMTPSGMSGPPMGMNQPRPPGISPFGTHGQRMPQQTYPGPRPQSLPIQSIKRPYPGEPNYGNQQYGPNSQFPTQPGQYPTPNPPRPLTSPNYPGQRMPSQPSTAQYPPPTVNMGQYYKPEQFNGQNNTFSGSSYSNYSQGNVNRPPRPVPVANYPHSPVPGNPTPPMTPGSSIPPYLSPSQDVKPPFPPDIKPNMSALPPPPATHNDELRLTFPVRDGVVLEPFRLEHNLAVSNHVFHLRPTVHQTLMWRSDLELQFKCYHHEDRQMNTNWPASVQVSVNATPLTIERGDNKTSHKPLHLKHVCQPGRNTIQITVTACCCSHLFVLQLVHRPSVRSVLQGLLKKRLLPAEHCITKIKRNFSSVAASSGNTTLNGEDGVEQTAIKVSLKCPITFRRIQLPARGHDCKHVQCFDLESYLQLNCERGTWRCPVCNKTALLEGLEVDQYMWGILNAIQHSEFEEVTIDPTCSWRPVPIKSDLHIKDDPDGVPSKRFKTMSPSQMIMPNVMEMIAALGPGPSPYPLPPPPGATNSNDYSNQGNNYQGHGNFDFPHGNPGGTSMNDFMHGPPQLSHPPDMPNNMAALEKPLSHPMQETLLPELTNPDELLSYLDPPDLPSNSNDDLLSLFENN, encoded by the exons TGATGGGTCATTCCCCTACGACCCTGTCCCTTGGCAGCAGAACACCAACCAGCCTCCCGGCTCCCTCTCCGTGGTCACCACGGTTTGGGGAGTGACCAACACATCCCAGAGCCAG GTCCTTGGGAACCCTATGGCCAATGCCAACAATCCCATGAATCCAGGCGGCAACCCCATGGCATCAGGCATGACCACCAGCAACCCCGGCCTCAATTCCCCCCAGTTtgctgggcagcagcagcagttcTCGGCCAAGGCTGGCCCCGCACAGCCATACATCCAGCAGGGCATGTACGGCCGGCCCAACTACCCCGGCAGCGGGGGCTTCGGGGCCAG TTATCCCGGGGGCCCTAGTGCCCCTGCAGGCATGGGCATCCCTCCGCACACCAGGCCGCCTGCTGACTTCACTCAGCCGGCGGCCGCCgcagcagcagctgcagtggCAGCAGCGGCAGCCACGGCCACGGCCACAGCCACAGCCACTGTGGCAGCCTTGCAGGAGACGCAGAATAAGGATATAAACCAGTATGGACCG ATGGGTCCCACCCAGGCGTATAACAGCCAATTCATGAACCAGCCCGGGCCGCGGGGGCCTGCCTCCATGGGGGGCAGCATGAACCCTGCAAACATGGCGGCTGGCATGACACCCTCGGGGATGAGTGGCCCTCCGATGGGCATGAACCAGCCCCGGCCACCGGGCATCAGCCCCTTTGGCACGCATGGGCAGCGGATGCCCCAGCAGACCTACCCAGGCCCCCGGCCCCAGTCCCTTCCCATTCAGAGCATCAAGAGGCCATACCCAGGAGAG CCCAACTATGGAAACCAGCAATATGGACCAAACAGCCAGTTCCCCACCCAGCCAGGCCAGTACCCCACCCCTAACCCGCCACGGCCACTCACCTCGCCCAACTACCCCGGGCAAAGGATGCCCAGCCAGCCGAGCACTGCACAGTACCCGCCCCCCACGGTCAACATGGGGCAGTATTACAAG CCAGAGCAGTTTAATGGACAAAATAACACCTTCTCGGGAAGCAGCTACAGTAACTACAGCCAAGGGAATGTCAATAGG cCTCCCAGGCCAGTTCCTGTGGCAAATTACCCCCACTCACCTGTTCCAGGGAACCCCACGCCCCCCATGACCCCTGGGAGCAGCATCCCCCCATACCTGTCCCCCAGCCAAGATGTTAAACCACCCTTCCCACCAGACATCAAGCCAAATATGAGCGCTCTGCCGCCACCCCCAG CCACCCACAACGATGAGCTGAGGCTCACGTTCCCTGTGCGGGACGGCGTGGTGCTGGAGCCCTTCCGCCTCGAGCACAACCTGGCCGTCAGCAACCACGTCTTTCACCTGCGGCCCACAGTCCACCAGACACTGATGTGGAG ATCTGATCTGGAGCTGCAGTTCAAGTGCTACCACCACGAGGACCGGCAGATGAACACCAACTGGCCGGCCTCAGTGCAGGTCAGCGTGAACGCCACGCCCCTCACCATCGAGCGCGGTGACAACAAGACCTCCCACAAGCCCCTGCACCTGAAGCACGTGTGCCAGCCGGGCCGCAACACCATCCAGATCACCGTCACGGCCTGCTGCTGC TCCCACCTCTTCGTGCTGCAGCTCGTCCACCGGCCATCTGTGCGCTCTGTGCTACAAGGCCTGCTCAAGAAGCGCCTCCTGCCCGCTGAGCACTGCATCACCAAAA TCAAGCGGAATTTCAGTAGCGTGGCGGCCTCGTCAGGCAACACGACCCTCAATGGGGAGGACGGCGTGGAGCAGACGGCCATCAAGGTGTCTCTGAAGTGTCCCATCACGTTTCGGCGCATCCAGCTGCCTGCTCGAGGCCATGACTGCAAGCACGTCCAG TGCTTTGACCTGGAATCATACCTGCAGCTGAATTGCGAGAGGGGGACCTGGAGGTGTCCTGTGTGCAA tAAAACTGCTCTGCTCGAGGGCCTGGAAGTGGATCAGTACATGTGGGGCATCCTGAATGCCATCCAACA CTCCGAGTTCGAAGAGGTCACCATCGACCCCACGTGCAGCTGGCGGCCAGTGCCCATCAAGTCAGACCTGCACATTAAGGACGACCCTGACGGCGTCCCCTCCAAACGGTTCAAAACAATGAGCCCCAGCCAGATGATCATGCCCAATGTCATGGAGATGATCGCCGCCCTGGGCCCTGGCCCGTCCCCCTACCCGCTCCCGCCTCCACCTGGGGCCACCAACTCCAACGACTACAGCAACCAAG GCAACAACTACCAGGGCCATGGCAACTTTGACTTCCCCCATGGGAACCCCGGCGGCACGTCCATGAATGACTTCATGCATGGACCCCCCCAGCTATCTCACCCCCCAGACATGCCCAACAACATGGCCGCCCTCGAGAAACCCCTCAGCCACCCCATGCAGGAAACT
- the ZMIZ1 gene encoding zinc finger MIZ domain-containing protein 1 isoform X6, producing MQPPLNSMSSMKPTLSHSDGSFPYDPVPWQQNTNQPPGSLSVVTTVWGVTNTSQSQVLGNPMANANNPMNPGGNPMASGMTTSNPGLNSPQFAGQQQQFSAKAGPAQPYIQQGMYGRPNYPGSGGFGASYPGGPSAPAGMGIPPHTRPPADFTQPAAAAAAAAVAAAAATATATATATVAALQETQNKDINQYGPVCSSFQMGPTQAYNSQFMNQPGPRGPASMGGSMNPANMAAGMTPSGMSGPPMGMNQPRPPGISPFGTHGQRMPQQTYPGPRPQSLPIQSIKRPYPGEPNYGNQQYGPNSQFPTQPGQYPTPNPPRPLTSPNYPGQRMPSQPSTAQYPPPTVNMGQYYKPEQFNGQNNTFSGSSYSNYSQGNVNRPPRPVPVANYPHSPVPGNPTPPMTPGSSIPPYLSPSQDVKPPFPPDIKPNMSALPPPPATHNDELRLTFPVRDGVVLEPFRLEHNLAVSNHVFHLRPTVHQTLMWRSDLELQFKCYHHEDRQMNTNWPASVQVSVNATPLTIERGDNKTSHKPLHLKHVCQPGRNTIQITVTACCCSHLFVLQLVHRPSVRSVLQGLLKKRLLPAEHCITKIKRNFSSVAASSGNTTLNGEDGVEQTAIKVSLKCPITFRRIQLPARGHDCKHVQCFDLESYLQLNCERGTWRCPVCNKTALLEGLEVDQYMWGILNAIQHSEFEEVTIDPTCSWRPVPIKSDLHIKDDPDGVPSKRFKTMSPSQMIMPNVMEMIAALGPGPSPYPLPPPPGATNSNDYSNQGNNYQGHGNFDFPHGNPGGTSMNDFMHGPPQLSHPPDMPNNMAALEKPLSHPMQETLLPELTNPDELLSYLDPPDLPSNSNDDLLSLFENN from the exons TGATGGGTCATTCCCCTACGACCCTGTCCCTTGGCAGCAGAACACCAACCAGCCTCCCGGCTCCCTCTCCGTGGTCACCACGGTTTGGGGAGTGACCAACACATCCCAGAGCCAG GTCCTTGGGAACCCTATGGCCAATGCCAACAATCCCATGAATCCAGGCGGCAACCCCATGGCATCAGGCATGACCACCAGCAACCCCGGCCTCAATTCCCCCCAGTTtgctgggcagcagcagcagttcTCGGCCAAGGCTGGCCCCGCACAGCCATACATCCAGCAGGGCATGTACGGCCGGCCCAACTACCCCGGCAGCGGGGGCTTCGGGGCCAG TTATCCCGGGGGCCCTAGTGCCCCTGCAGGCATGGGCATCCCTCCGCACACCAGGCCGCCTGCTGACTTCACTCAGCCGGCGGCCGCCgcagcagcagctgcagtggCAGCAGCGGCAGCCACGGCCACGGCCACAGCCACAGCCACTGTGGCAGCCTTGCAGGAGACGCAGAATAAGGATATAAACCAGTATGGACCG GTCTGTTCCTCTTTCCAGATGGGTCCCACCCAGGCGTATAACAGCCAATTCATGAACCAGCCCGGGCCGCGGGGGCCTGCCTCCATGGGGGGCAGCATGAACCCTGCAAACATGGCGGCTGGCATGACACCCTCGGGGATGAGTGGCCCTCCGATGGGCATGAACCAGCCCCGGCCACCGGGCATCAGCCCCTTTGGCACGCATGGGCAGCGGATGCCCCAGCAGACCTACCCAGGCCCCCGGCCCCAGTCCCTTCCCATTCAGAGCATCAAGAGGCCATACCCAGGAGAG CCCAACTATGGAAACCAGCAATATGGACCAAACAGCCAGTTCCCCACCCAGCCAGGCCAGTACCCCACCCCTAACCCGCCACGGCCACTCACCTCGCCCAACTACCCCGGGCAAAGGATGCCCAGCCAGCCGAGCACTGCACAGTACCCGCCCCCCACGGTCAACATGGGGCAGTATTACAAG CCAGAGCAGTTTAATGGACAAAATAACACCTTCTCGGGAAGCAGCTACAGTAACTACAGCCAAGGGAATGTCAATAGG cCTCCCAGGCCAGTTCCTGTGGCAAATTACCCCCACTCACCTGTTCCAGGGAACCCCACGCCCCCCATGACCCCTGGGAGCAGCATCCCCCCATACCTGTCCCCCAGCCAAGATGTTAAACCACCCTTCCCACCAGACATCAAGCCAAATATGAGCGCTCTGCCGCCACCCCCAG CCACCCACAACGATGAGCTGAGGCTCACGTTCCCTGTGCGGGACGGCGTGGTGCTGGAGCCCTTCCGCCTCGAGCACAACCTGGCCGTCAGCAACCACGTCTTTCACCTGCGGCCCACAGTCCACCAGACACTGATGTGGAG ATCTGATCTGGAGCTGCAGTTCAAGTGCTACCACCACGAGGACCGGCAGATGAACACCAACTGGCCGGCCTCAGTGCAGGTCAGCGTGAACGCCACGCCCCTCACCATCGAGCGCGGTGACAACAAGACCTCCCACAAGCCCCTGCACCTGAAGCACGTGTGCCAGCCGGGCCGCAACACCATCCAGATCACCGTCACGGCCTGCTGCTGC TCCCACCTCTTCGTGCTGCAGCTCGTCCACCGGCCATCTGTGCGCTCTGTGCTACAAGGCCTGCTCAAGAAGCGCCTCCTGCCCGCTGAGCACTGCATCACCAAAA TCAAGCGGAATTTCAGTAGCGTGGCGGCCTCGTCAGGCAACACGACCCTCAATGGGGAGGACGGCGTGGAGCAGACGGCCATCAAGGTGTCTCTGAAGTGTCCCATCACGTTTCGGCGCATCCAGCTGCCTGCTCGAGGCCATGACTGCAAGCACGTCCAG TGCTTTGACCTGGAATCATACCTGCAGCTGAATTGCGAGAGGGGGACCTGGAGGTGTCCTGTGTGCAA tAAAACTGCTCTGCTCGAGGGCCTGGAAGTGGATCAGTACATGTGGGGCATCCTGAATGCCATCCAACA CTCCGAGTTCGAAGAGGTCACCATCGACCCCACGTGCAGCTGGCGGCCAGTGCCCATCAAGTCAGACCTGCACATTAAGGACGACCCTGACGGCGTCCCCTCCAAACGGTTCAAAACAATGAGCCCCAGCCAGATGATCATGCCCAATGTCATGGAGATGATCGCCGCCCTGGGCCCTGGCCCGTCCCCCTACCCGCTCCCGCCTCCACCTGGGGCCACCAACTCCAACGACTACAGCAACCAAG GCAACAACTACCAGGGCCATGGCAACTTTGACTTCCCCCATGGGAACCCCGGCGGCACGTCCATGAATGACTTCATGCATGGACCCCCCCAGCTATCTCACCCCCCAGACATGCCCAACAACATGGCCGCCCTCGAGAAACCCCTCAGCCACCCCATGCAGGAAACT